One genomic segment of Brachyhypopomus gauderio isolate BG-103 chromosome 19, BGAUD_0.2, whole genome shotgun sequence includes these proteins:
- the dusp28 gene encoding dual specificity phosphatase 28 → MLQLCKVTESLLISNARSACNDELIQKDAVTLCINVSKQQAFPSSPVGTFRVPVYDDPNEDLHKYFDRCADAIHGEAKQGGRTVVYCKNGRSRSATICVAYLMKHRDLSLTDAFQVVKCARPVVEPNQGFWAQLERYEQEVKIRKSSNSRSNLGPP, encoded by the exons ATGCTTCAGCTGTGTAAGGTTACAGAGTCCCTGCTGATCAGCAATGCAAGGTCGGCCTGCAACGACGAACTCATCCAGAAGGATGCGGTGACGCTCTGCATTAACGTGTCCAAGCAGCAGGCGTTCCCGTCCAGCCCGGTCGGTACTTTCCGCGTGCCCGTCTACGATGACCCGAACGAGGACCTGCACAAATACTTCGACCGCTGCGCCGACGCCATACACGGCGAAGCCAAACAGGGTGGCCGCACCGTCGTGTACTGCAAGAACGGCCGCAGCCGTTCGGCGACGATCTGTGTGGCTTACCTCATGAAGCACCGGGACCTCTCTCTAACAGACGCCTTCCAG GTAGTGAAATGCGCCCGTCCAGTGGTGGAGCCAAACCAAGGATTTTGGGCTCAGCTGGAGCGTTACGAGCAGGAGGTGAAGATCAGGAAGTCTTCAAACAGCAGATCCAACCTCGGCCCACCCTAG
- the LOC143483104 gene encoding vitamin K-dependent protein C-like, translated as MAGKAFQCFSVLILLWAATALSMSVFYSSPKAHMLLRSRRANSVLEELKPPSKERECVEERCSFEEAREIFQTREATLEFWTVYADGNQCIPNACKNGICVDQHQSYVCLCNPGFEGKYCHLRSTASNCSVNNGACHHDCYERNDQRFCTCIQGYQLHENSRECLPKNVQSCGQILTAKSSFSTKPFQGLQPWLVGGEVGRKGESPWQALILNYKGAFHCGGVLIDERWVLTAAHCLEGSLRFSVRLGDYYRFKHEGTEETVAVTDAIGHPNYNPTTADNDIALLRLKSPVKLSNYILPACLPSRSLAERVLHLNGTQTVVTGWGQENETNNRYSSTLNYITIPLVDPTECARHMTNNITHNVLCAGTLKVKKDACHGDSGGPMMTQYHNTWFLIGLVSWGEGCGRTDKLGVYTKVSNYLEWIESVVSAP; from the exons ATGGCAGGGAAAGCCTTCCAGTGCTTTTCTGTGCTGATTCTTCTCTGGGCTGCTACAGCGCTCAGTATGTCAG TCTTCTACAGCAGCCCAAAAGCACATATGCTCTTGCGCTCCAGAAGGGCTAACAGTGTCCTAGAAGAACTCAAGCCTCCTTCCAAAGAGcgggagtgtgtggaggagcgATGTAGCTTTGAGGAGGCCAGGGAGATCTTTCAGACCCGAGAGGCCACG TTAGAGTTCTGGACAGTGTATGCAG ATGGGAACCAGTGCATCCCAAACGCCTGCAAGAACGGGATTTGTGTGGACCAGCACCAGTCCTACGTTTGCCTCTGCAACCCTGGGTTTGAAGGAAAATACTGTCACCTAC GTAGTACAGCGTCCAACTGCTCTGTGAACAACGGAGCCTGTCATCACGACTGCTATGAGAGGAATGACCAACGCTTCTGCACCTGTATCCAAGGTTACCAACTCCATGAGAACTCCAGAGAATGCCTGCCCAAGA ATGTTCAGTCATGTGGACAGATTTTGACTGCCAAGTCATCCTTCAGCACCAAGCCCTTCCAAGGCCTACAACCATGGCTAGTTGGCGGTGAAGTTGGCCGAAAGGGGGAGAGCCCATGGCAG GCTCTTATACTGAATTACAAAGGCGCATTTCACTGTGGCGGCGTCTTGATTGATGAACGATGGGTTCTCACTGCCGCTCACTGTCTTGAAGGAAGCCTGCGCTTCAGTGTCCGACTAG GTGACTATTACCGTTTTAAACACGAAGGAACTGAGGAGACCGTTGCTGTCACAGATGCCATCGGCCACCCAAATTACAACCCCACTACTGCAGACAATGACATCGCCCTCTTGCGCCTGAAGTCTCCAGTGAAATTGTCCAACTACATCCTGCCCGCGTGTCTGCCGAGCCGGAGCCTGGCGGAACGCGTGCTGCACCTCAACGGAACCCAAACCGTGGTGACGGGCTGGGGGCAGGAAAACGAGACGAACAACCGCTACAGCTCCACCCTCAACTACATCACCATCCCCCTGGTGGACCCCACCGAGTGCGCCCGCCACATGACTAACAACATCACGCACAACGTGCTGTGCGCCGGGACGCTGAAAGTGAAGAAGGACgcgtgtcacggtgacagcggGGGCCCGATGATGACCCAGTACCACAACACGTGGTTCCTCATTGGCCTCGTGtcatggggggaggggtgtggccgCACAGACAAACTGGGCGTCTACACCAAAGTCTCCAATTATCTGGAGTGGATAGAGAGTGTTGTGTCAGCTCCTTGA